The Lysobacter gummosus sequence CGAATTCACCGTCGCCACCAGACCGGCATCGAGCAGCGCGCCCAGATTGTGCTGGCTCAGCTGCTCGAACACGCATAGTTTCAGATTCGACAGCGGACACACGGTGAGCGGGATGCGGTCCTGCGCGAGCCGCTTCATCAGCGCCGGGTCTTTCACGCTCTGCACGCCGTGATCGATGCGTTCGACCTTGAGCACGTCGAGCGCGCTCCACACATACGCCGGCGGCCCCTCCTCGCCCGCGTGCGCGACCAGGCGCAGGCCCAGCTCGCGGCAACGCGCGAACACCTGTGCGAATTTCTCCGGCGGGTGGCCCAGTTCGCTCGAATCCAGGCCCACGCCGATGAACTTGTCGCGCAGCGGCAAGGCCTGCTCCAGGGTCTCGAAGGCTTCGCGCTCGCTCAGATGGCGCAGGAAACACAGGATCAGCAATGCGCTCACGCCCAACCGGGCGCGCGCATCCACGCAGGCGCGGTGCAGGCCGTTGATGACGGTCTCCATCGCCACCCCGCGCGCGGTGTGCGTCTGCGGGTCGAAGAACATCTCGGTGTGAACGACGTTGTCGGCCGCGGCGCGCTGCAGATAGGCCCAGGCCATGTCGTAGAAATCCTGCTCGGTGAGCAGCACGCTGGCGCCGGCATAATAGATGTCGAGGAAACTTTGCAGATTGGTGAAGGCGTAGGCCTCGCGCAGCGCCTCGACATCGGCATAGGGCACGCTGAGGCCGTTGCGCCGGGCCAGGGCGAAGATCAGCTCCGGCTCCAGCGAGCCTTCGATGTGCATGTGCAGCTCGGCCTTGGGCATGGCCCGCAGCAGCTCGGGCAGACGCTGCGCATCGATATGGGCGAATGCCGCCTGGGTGGGGGTGTCATGAGTCATTGGAACTCCTGTGCCTGCCAGGATCGGTTGCGAACCGATCCGGTGGGAAATCTGGTCGATGCCGCAAGACGACTGCCTCGCGCCTCACTGCCGCAGGCCGCGTTTTTATACCGGGCGGCCGTTACCCGCGATGTATACCACCGCGCCGATGCGGATGCAGCCGTCCCGCCTCGCGCGCAACGCAGCGACGGCGACGCGCGGCCGGGTCGGACACCTTGCGCTACCATGCCGCTCATCCCTCGGCGTATCGGGTTCGCGAACTCCCATGGCCTATCGTCGCAGCGAACTGACCTTGTTCCGCCTGTTCGGCGCGCCGGTATTGGTGCATTGGACGGTGCTGCTGATCGTCCTGCTGGCGTTGTTGTTCAGTCGCGATCCGCTCGTGCTGAGCGCCGGCTTCGCCGCGTATCTGTCGCTGATCCTGGTTCATGAAATCGGCCATGCCTGCATCGCCCGGTTCAACCGCCTGCGCGTGCACGAGTTGCTGGTGTTCCCGCTGCACGGCTGGTGTCGCTACGAGGCCGGACGCACGCGTGGCCAGGACATCGCCGTGGCCTGGGGCGGCGTCGCCGCGCAAGCGGTGTTGTTCGCGGTGGCCGTGGCCTTGTCCATCCTGGCGCCGAATCCCGGCGGCCCGTTCGGCCCGGCCCTGGCCGCGATCGTCCTGGTGTGGGGCCCGCTGAACCTGTTGAACATCGTGGTCAATCTGCTGCCGATCGCGCCGTTCGACGGACGCACGGCCTGGGGCGTGCTGCCGTGGGGGCTGCAACGCATCCGCTCGTCGCTGCGCGCGCCGGCCAAGGCAACCGCGACCAAGAAACCGCCGGCCGCCGAAGCGAAGAAAAGCACGAACGAGAAAGTGGTTTTGCTGAGCGAGCGACGCAAACGGCGTTGAGCCGGCGACTCCGCGTATGCGAGCGCCGCCGTCGTTCGCCTAACGCAAAACCTTGAACCGCACCCGCGACCACGCGCCGGTATCGGCCAGCGCGGTCAGGCTGTGCTCGCCGGCTTCGCCGAAATCGTGATCCAGGCGCGAGCGGCCCTGCGATTCGCCGATCAATCGTCCGTCGAGCAACCAGCGCACGCGCGCATCGCTGCCGAGCGCGCGCACCGACAAGCGCAGCGGCGTCGCGCTGCCCGGCGCGCGGGCCAGCGTGGCCAGATCGTCGATGCCTTCGATCCGCAGTTCTTCGACCGCGTCGCGGCCGTCGTCGATGCAGTCCGGCGACAGCGGCGGCAATCGCGAGGCCTTGCGCGTATCGGCGGCCAACCAAGGCGACGCCAAGGCAGGCCAACGCGCCAGCTCAAGCGCCTTGCGCTCGTGCGGCGCCGAGCACTCGCCCGACAGACGCAGGCCACTGCGCGCATCGACCTCATACCTCTCGACGCCCGCATTCCACAAACGCGCATCGCGCTCGGCCAAGGTCGGCGGCACCGAGCCGTCCAACGTCCACGCCTGCAAGCGGCGATGACACAGCTGCGGCGCCTGCGGGTCCGGCGCCACGCCCAGCGGCCAGCACACCTCGATCTGCCGCACGTTGGCCGGCGGCGGCCGCGGCACGGAGTCGCCGCGCAGACGCGGCAGGCTGTCGATCACTTCGAACAACAGCGGCAGCGCGGTGACCGCGCCGTACTGGCCGGGCAGCGGCGTGCCGTCGGGCCGCCCGACCCACACGCCGACCGTGTAACGCCGCGTGCTGCCCAGCGCCCAGGCATCGCGGAAGCCGTAACTGGTGCCGGTCTTCCAGGCCACGCGCGGGCGCGCGGCGGAATCGAAGGTTTGTTCGACGCTGCCGGGGCGCGGGTTGGCTTCGAGGATTTCGCGCACGATCCATGCCGCGCCCGGCGACAGCAGGCGGCGTTCTGTTTTCTGCGAGCCCCGTTGATAGCGCACGCGCCCGGCGATGCCGCCGCGATTGAACGCCGAGTACGCGCCGACCAGATCCTCCAGGCGCGCGCCGGTGCCGCCGAGAATCATCGCCAGATTCGGCTGCGCTCCGCGCGGCCATTGCAGGTCGATGCCGGCGTGGGCCAGGCGCGCGGAGAACCGCGCCGGGCCGACCCGGTCGAGCAGATCCACCGCCGGCACGTTGAGCGACAAGCGCAGCGCCGTGGCCGCGCCCACCGGCCCGTTGAAGGCGGCATCGAAATTGCCCGGCCGGTAGCCGTGAAACGATTGCGGCGCATCGACGAACAGGCTTTCGGAGTGGATCAGCCCATCGTCGATCGCCAGTCCGTACAGGAACGGCTTCAAGGTCGAGCCGGGCGAACGCCAGGCCTGGACCATATCGACGTGGCCCAATCGCGCCGCATCGCCGAAGGTCACCGAGCCGACATAGGCGCGCGCTTCCAGGCTGGCGTTGTCGACCACCAGCAGCGCCGCCGAGGTGCGCTCGGGCAAGCTGGAGAAATACGCGCTGAGCCGGTCTTCCAAGGTTCGCTGCAACTGCGGATCGATGGTGGACACCACCCGCGCCGCGTCGGGATTTTCGAAACGCAGCCGCTGCGCGAGCAAGGGCGCGTAGCGCGGCGGCTGCAGCGAGCGCGCGACGACCGGCTCCACCCGCGCATCAGCGATCTGCGCGCGCGACCACACGCCCAACGCGGCCATTCGCGCGAGCACCTTGTCGCGGGCGATGCGCGCGCGCTCGGGTTCGCGATCCGGGCGCAGGCGGCTCGGCGATTGCGGCAGTACCGTCAACAGCGCGGCCTCGGCGTGCGACAGGCGCGAGGACGGCTTGCCCAGATAGGCCCAGCTGGCCGCCTCCACGCCCTCGACCGTGCCGCCGAACGGCGCGCGGTTGAGATACAGGGCGAGAATCTGCGTCTTCGACAGATGCGTTTCCAGTTGCAGCGCGCGCAGCATCTGCCGGCTCTTGGCCCACAGGCTGCGGCGATGTTCGCCGGGCTCGGCGTCGAGGATGCGCGCGACCTGCATGGTCAAGGTCGATCCGCCCGACACCACCCGCCCGCTGCGCAGCCACTGCCCGGCCGCGCGCAGCATCGCCACCGGGTTGATGCCCGGATGCTTCCAGAACCAGCGGTCCTCGTAGTTCAACAGCGCCTGCAGGTACAGCGGCGAGACTTGTTCGGCGCTCACCGGATAACGCCACACGCCGTCGCGGTCGGCGAAGGCGCGCAGCGGCGTGCCGTCGCGCGCGACCACCACCGCGCCGGCATCGCGCGGTTTCGGCAAGGGCAGCGGGAACGCCAGATCCAGCAGCATCGCCGCGATCATCAGCGACAACAGCGCCAGCAGGGTTTTCAGCGCGACCCGGCGCGCGCGGCCGCGTGCGACGGCGCGAGGGGATTCGATGGCGGCGGGCGATGTGGACAAGAGCGGCTGGCGATGAGGTCAAGGCAACGAAGGTGAAACGCTTGCGCGCAGGGTACGCGGCCGACCGGCGTGGGGATCGCGGCCGCGGCGGCCGCGCTCAATCGCCCACATCGTGCTCTTCGTGATCGGCCAGATACAGCTCGCCTTCGATCAGACGGAAGTTCATGCGGTACCCCGCTCCGCCGCTCTGCGGCCACTGCAACATGGCGGTGGCATCGACCACATAGCTGTCGTCCACGACTTCGAGCATGGCGCCGTCGGGCGCCAGATCGATCTGCAAGGCGCGCTCGCCCGGGGCGGCGCCGTCGCGCCGGGTGACCGAGGCGAAGCGCCGGTGCTCGTCGATGCGGCTCAACTGCACGTGGCTGAGCATGCCGACGGTATCGATGAAGGCGCGGCGCCGCTGCGCGTCGGCGAACACGGCTTCTGGCTCGGCGGCGTTCTTGCCCGCGGCGGTGGGGCCCGGACGCAGATGTGCGGCGAGATCGCTGTCGCGGCCGGCTTGCAGGGCCTCGCGCATGGCCTGCAATTGCGCGATCACGCGCTCCTCCGGCGTTTGTTCGACGACCCGGCGCAGCGCCTTGCCGTCCCATTCGAAGGCGTAGTAACCCAGCGTCCTGGGAAACGGCAGCATGCACGCCTCCAGGCCGTCGACCCACAGGCGGCCGTCGCGGATCCCGCGTACCTGCGGGCAGTCGGCGAACACGTCGGTCTGGTCCGGCTGCAATTGCAGGCCGTCCTCGCGCGCCAGCAACAGACGCACGCGCTTGGCGACGTGGCGCATCGCGCCCTCC is a genomic window containing:
- a CDS encoding adenosine deaminase; its protein translation is MTHDTPTQAAFAHIDAQRLPELLRAMPKAELHMHIEGSLEPELIFALARRNGLSVPYADVEALREAYAFTNLQSFLDIYYAGASVLLTEQDFYDMAWAYLQRAAADNVVHTEMFFDPQTHTARGVAMETVINGLHRACVDARARLGVSALLILCFLRHLSEREAFETLEQALPLRDKFIGVGLDSSELGHPPEKFAQVFARCRELGLRLVAHAGEEGPPAYVWSALDVLKVERIDHGVQSVKDPALMKRLAQDRIPLTVCPLSNLKLCVFEQLSQHNLGALLDAGLVATVNSDDPAYFGGYVNQNFTQTFAATGLGARQAWQLAANSFEGSFIDASAKRAYMDRLNQVFVTF
- the pbpC gene encoding penicillin-binding protein 1C; the encoded protein is MKTLLALLSLMIAAMLLDLAFPLPLPKPRDAGAVVVARDGTPLRAFADRDGVWRYPVSAEQVSPLYLQALLNYEDRWFWKHPGINPVAMLRAAGQWLRSGRVVSGGSTLTMQVARILDAEPGEHRRSLWAKSRQMLRALQLETHLSKTQILALYLNRAPFGGTVEGVEAASWAYLGKPSSRLSHAEAALLTVLPQSPSRLRPDREPERARIARDKVLARMAALGVWSRAQIADARVEPVVARSLQPPRYAPLLAQRLRFENPDAARVVSTIDPQLQRTLEDRLSAYFSSLPERTSAALLVVDNASLEARAYVGSVTFGDAARLGHVDMVQAWRSPGSTLKPFLYGLAIDDGLIHSESLFVDAPQSFHGYRPGNFDAAFNGPVGAATALRLSLNVPAVDLLDRVGPARFSARLAHAGIDLQWPRGAQPNLAMILGGTGARLEDLVGAYSAFNRGGIAGRVRYQRGSQKTERRLLSPGAAWIVREILEANPRPGSVEQTFDSAARPRVAWKTGTSYGFRDAWALGSTRRYTVGVWVGRPDGTPLPGQYGAVTALPLLFEVIDSLPRLRGDSVPRPPPANVRQIEVCWPLGVAPDPQAPQLCHRRLQAWTLDGSVPPTLAERDARLWNAGVERYEVDARSGLRLSGECSAPHERKALELARWPALASPWLAADTRKASRLPPLSPDCIDDGRDAVEELRIEGIDDLATLARAPGSATPLRLSVRALGSDARVRWLLDGRLIGESQGRSRLDHDFGEAGEHSLTALADTGAWSRVRFKVLR